A part of Methyloprofundus sedimenti genomic DNA contains:
- the cobI gene encoding precorrin-2 C(20)-methyltransferase: protein MSGMLYGVSLGPGDPGLITRKAWDLLHSDADWTYPVRKRQGKSYALNIVLEAGLIPPDNHTELVFPMTHDREILAKYWLQAAQQVLAKLQAGKDVVFLVEGDASTYSTFQHLAKTVAALDETVDIETIAGVSSFNAAAARAKMPLADTDDTVAIIPAGYGIEMIENMLSDFDTLILLKVKPILDDILDLLAHKDLLTQSCFIEKAGSSEERIVHDVLSLKGQKVNYLSLLMIHNSHRMKGELIRGCRKKQTLNITKIEEIL, encoded by the coding sequence ATGAGCGGTATGTTATACGGTGTTTCTTTAGGTCCTGGAGATCCAGGCTTAATCACGCGTAAGGCCTGGGATTTGTTACATTCAGATGCAGACTGGACCTATCCTGTGAGAAAAAGACAAGGCAAAAGTTACGCACTCAATATCGTTCTGGAAGCAGGTTTAATACCGCCAGATAACCATACAGAACTGGTTTTTCCGATGACGCATGATCGAGAAATATTAGCTAAGTACTGGCTACAGGCAGCACAGCAGGTTTTGGCCAAACTACAGGCTGGTAAGGATGTGGTTTTTTTAGTCGAAGGAGATGCGTCAACCTACTCGACTTTTCAGCATTTGGCAAAAACGGTCGCTGCGCTGGATGAAACTGTTGATATCGAAACCATTGCAGGAGTCAGTTCTTTTAATGCCGCCGCCGCACGCGCTAAAATGCCTCTGGCCGATACGGATGACACCGTAGCCATTATTCCCGCTGGATACGGCATCGAAATGATCGAAAATATGTTAAGTGACTTTGATACCTTAATATTATTAAAGGTCAAGCCTATACTTGATGATATACTCGACCTATTAGCACATAAGGATTTATTAACTCAGTCTTGTTTTATCGAGAAAGCTGGGTCTAGTGAAGAGCGAATTGTCCATGATGTATTAAGTTTAAAAGGACAAAAAGTCAATTATCTATCATTGCTAATGATACATAATTCCCATAGAATGAAAGGCGAACTTATCCGCGGTTGCAGGAAAAAGCAAACCTTAAATATAACAAAAATAGAGGAAATATTATGA
- the cbiE gene encoding precorrin-6y C5,15-methyltransferase (decarboxylating) subunit CbiE — MSNHCQVIGVLDNGIEGLSFAALDALENADVVIAATRVLKLFKNSIKSAECKDLTGHLTEVPEWINRALAEQKKVVVLATGDPLCHGIASFLAKKLGAEKLGIMPNISAVQLAFASIGMSWQDAKICSVHHKDAGDWRPGSGAEHGFYKLLQAINQHDKLAILTSPENNPARIARMLIMENMADLFSMVVAENLLCADEKIFQDCSIVELAEQSFNGNDVVILYRRQARQPELLFGYADDAFKQRKPDKGLITKREVRAVSLARMQLTSTSIVWDIGAGSGSVGIEAAKLCQNGHIYAVEKNVADFAIASENGHDFGLHNYTLIENKAPLGMANWPAPNAVFIGGSGGELAELIALCLDRLQAKGCLVMNFVTLENLSTALEVLKQSGATWDIIQLQASRSQPILHMHRMRAENPVWIVCVQKENQV; from the coding sequence ATGTCTAATCATTGTCAGGTTATCGGAGTATTGGATAACGGTATTGAAGGCCTTTCATTCGCTGCATTAGATGCTTTGGAAAATGCCGATGTTGTGATCGCCGCGACCCGGGTATTAAAGCTATTTAAAAATTCTATCAAATCCGCAGAATGTAAAGACTTAACAGGGCATTTAACTGAAGTGCCGGAATGGATCAATCGCGCGTTAGCTGAGCAAAAAAAAGTTGTGGTGTTGGCTACAGGCGATCCGCTATGTCATGGGATTGCCAGTTTTTTAGCTAAAAAACTAGGCGCTGAAAAGCTGGGTATTATGCCTAATATTTCAGCTGTGCAATTAGCGTTTGCCAGCATTGGAATGTCCTGGCAGGATGCTAAAATCTGCTCGGTACATCATAAAGATGCCGGAGATTGGCGACCGGGCTCTGGTGCAGAACACGGTTTTTATAAGCTATTACAAGCGATAAATCAACATGATAAATTAGCGATTTTAACCAGTCCTGAAAATAATCCTGCCCGTATTGCACGCATGTTAATCATGGAAAATATGGCAGATTTGTTTAGCATGGTGGTTGCGGAAAACTTACTGTGTGCGGATGAAAAAATATTTCAGGATTGCAGTATTGTTGAATTAGCAGAGCAATCTTTTAATGGTAACGATGTCGTTATTTTATACAGGCGACAGGCCAGGCAGCCGGAATTGCTTTTTGGCTATGCGGATGATGCTTTTAAACAACGTAAACCTGATAAGGGCCTTATTACCAAGCGTGAGGTTCGTGCAGTTTCGCTGGCAAGAATGCAATTAACATCAACAAGTATCGTCTGGGACATTGGTGCAGGATCTGGTTCAGTAGGAATTGAAGCCGCGAAATTATGCCAGAACGGTCATATCTATGCCGTCGAAAAAAATGTCGCGGACTTTGCGATTGCAAGTGAAAATGGGCATGACTTTGGCTTACATAATTACACCTTAATTGAAAATAAAGCGCCGCTGGGAATGGCGAACTGGCCAGCACCTAATGCTGTGTTTATTGGAGGGTCAGGTGGTGAACTGGCTGAGCTCATTGCGCTTTGTCTGGACAGGCTACAAGCTAAAGGTTGTCTGGTGATGAATTTTGTTACTTTAGAAAATTTAAGTACGGCTTTGGAAGTATTAAAACAAAGTGGTGCAACGTGGGATATCATCCAATTACAAGCCTCTCGCAGCCAGCCTATTTTACATATGCATAGAATGCGCGCTGAAAATCCAGTCTGGATCGTTTGTGTACAAAAGGAAAATCAAGTATGA
- a CDS encoding cobalt-precorrin-5B (C(1))-methyltransferase, whose amino-acid sequence MTPKKPKGTRKGYTTGACSAAAARAAAIGLLTGKVPEQIESLLPNGQRVSFAVHQSSLTAGHAQAVIIKDAGDDPDCTHKAHMTVDVRLLADSVNQVLFKGGDGVGTITMRGLGLEVGGPAINPVPRKNIEANIREVAGELLQAQSLEVTISVPGGRDMAKKTLNDRLGIIDGISILGTTGIVYPYSTAAFRASVVQGVEVAANQGQQTVVLTTGGRTEKFTIRELPELDPACFVQMGDFLGPALDSAQQVGIKQIIIGGMVGKVSKIAQGEVITHARRNPVNTQLLADLAAAVGADAEVCAEIASGETARFAGERMEELGLGPAFYKALCQRVVATLEARYPGVFSYRILMCDFEGGKLVDYV is encoded by the coding sequence ATGACCCCTAAAAAACCCAAAGGTACTCGCAAAGGTTATACCACAGGAGCTTGTTCAGCAGCAGCTGCAAGAGCGGCCGCTATAGGGCTATTGACCGGTAAAGTACCAGAGCAGATTGAATCTTTATTACCTAATGGTCAACGCGTCAGCTTTGCTGTACATCAGAGTTCGCTGACAGCTGGCCATGCTCAGGCCGTCATTATAAAAGATGCAGGTGATGATCCTGATTGTACCCATAAAGCGCATATGACGGTCGATGTGCGTTTATTAGCCGATTCAGTCAATCAAGTGTTATTTAAAGGGGGAGATGGTGTGGGAACCATTACTATGCGCGGCCTGGGTCTAGAAGTCGGCGGTCCGGCAATTAATCCTGTTCCACGAAAAAACATTGAAGCTAATATCCGCGAGGTAGCAGGTGAGCTCTTGCAAGCTCAAAGTCTGGAAGTGACTATTTCAGTCCCCGGTGGGCGGGATATGGCAAAAAAAACCTTGAATGATCGCTTGGGCATCATTGATGGGATTTCCATTTTAGGCACGACGGGCATTGTTTACCCTTATTCTACTGCCGCTTTTCGCGCCAGTGTAGTGCAAGGTGTCGAGGTGGCGGCTAATCAAGGCCAGCAAACTGTGGTATTAACCACTGGCGGACGAACAGAAAAATTTACCATACGTGAATTGCCGGAATTAGATCCTGCCTGTTTTGTGCAGATGGGCGATTTTTTAGGTCCTGCCTTAGATAGCGCACAACAAGTCGGTATTAAGCAAATTATTATTGGCGGCATGGTAGGTAAAGTCAGCAAAATTGCTCAGGGTGAAGTCATAACTCATGCGCGTCGTAACCCTGTAAATACTCAGTTATTGGCGGATCTTGCTGCTGCAGTAGGAGCCGATGCCGAGGTTTGCGCTGAAATAGCCAGTGGTGAAACAGCTCGATTTGCCGGGGAGCGCATGGAAGAATTAGGACTAGGTCCCGCTTTTTATAAAGCATTGTGCCAGCGCGTCGTTGCGACACTGGAGGCGCGTTACCCCGGGGTTTTTAGCTATCGAATATTAATGTGTGATTTTGAAGGAGGAAAACTAGTAGATTATGTCTAA
- a CDS encoding M48 family metallopeptidase, which yields MLIKLLSIILLSALLSSCATSPTGRSQLLMMSSGEMDQMGIQAFDTLKKDTPIEQDAKINAYVRCVATAITNEVGGEWEVVVFKDPSANAFALPAHKIGVHTGLLDVATNQDQLAAVLGHEVAHVLANHSNERVSQQTVVSQGMSITQAILNPQSEIGKSGMGLLGLGAQYGILMPYSRAHESEADIYGLDLMAKAGFDPRESITLWINMGKAGGESPPEFMSTHPAHETRITDLQKHMPAALKLRQEAQANGKNPQCK from the coding sequence ATGTTAATAAAATTACTCTCAATTATTCTGTTATCTGCTTTATTGTCAAGTTGCGCAACATCCCCTACTGGAAGAAGCCAGTTACTGATGATGTCTAGTGGTGAAATGGATCAGATGGGTATTCAGGCATTTGATACTTTGAAAAAGGATACGCCAATTGAGCAAGATGCAAAAATCAACGCCTATGTACGTTGCGTAGCAACGGCTATTACCAATGAAGTAGGGGGCGAGTGGGAAGTTGTGGTATTCAAAGATCCATCAGCTAATGCATTTGCACTCCCGGCTCACAAAATCGGGGTGCATACGGGGCTTTTAGATGTTGCAACAAATCAAGATCAATTAGCGGCCGTGCTAGGCCATGAAGTAGCTCACGTTTTAGCAAATCATAGTAATGAGCGAGTTTCTCAACAAACGGTTGTTAGCCAAGGTATGTCGATAACTCAGGCGATATTAAATCCTCAATCCGAAATAGGAAAATCCGGCATGGGCTTATTAGGACTTGGAGCTCAATATGGCATTCTTATGCCGTATAGCAGAGCCCATGAATCTGAAGCAGATATTTATGGTCTGGATTTAATGGCAAAAGCAGGCTTTGATCCACGCGAGAGCATAACTCTCTGGATTAATATGGGTAAAGCAGGTGGAGAGAGCCCGCCTGAATTTATGTCGACTCACCCCGCACATGAAACACGCATTACGGATTTGCAAAAACATATGCCAGCCGCGCTGAAATTGCGTCAAGAAGCACAAGCTAATGGCAAAAATCCACAATGCAAATAA
- a CDS encoding precorrin-8X methylmutase, with translation MQQNTITEQMTQAGQKIEHDSFAIVDQEVGTHHYSVDEWNIVRRMIHATADFEFNGLTRFHPDSVSAGLSAISLGANIVADVEMICVGLSKPRLSHFGVSTHHFISDADVITQAKAENSTRAVQAMRKAQRLGLLQNSIVAVGNAPTALLEVIRMINEENLRPALIVGMPVGFVSAAESKTETALLNDIPWIVTEGRKGGSTLVVAAIHALLALAEQANK, from the coding sequence ATGCAACAAAACACCATTACAGAACAAATGACCCAGGCAGGGCAAAAAATTGAACATGACTCATTTGCTATTGTCGATCAGGAAGTAGGCACACATCACTATTCGGTAGATGAATGGAACATTGTGCGTAGAATGATTCATGCCACGGCTGATTTTGAATTCAATGGTCTTACCAGATTTCATCCGGACTCAGTTTCAGCAGGTCTGAGTGCCATTAGCCTAGGCGCTAATATTGTTGCTGATGTAGAAATGATTTGTGTGGGTTTATCCAAACCTCGCTTAAGTCATTTTGGTGTAAGCACGCATCACTTTATTTCTGATGCAGATGTGATTACTCAGGCAAAAGCCGAAAATAGTACCCGTGCCGTACAGGCAATGCGCAAGGCACAGCGTTTAGGTTTATTACAAAATAGCATTGTTGCTGTGGGCAATGCGCCAACAGCGTTGCTGGAAGTAATCCGCATGATAAATGAAGAAAATTTACGTCCAGCCCTTATTGTCGGTATGCCAGTTGGCTTTGTGTCTGCTGCTGAATCAAAGACTGAAACGGCTTTATTAAACGATATTCCCTGGATTGTTACCGAAGGAAGAAAGGGAGGGTCAACGCTAGTTGTGGCCGCTATTCATGCTTTATTAGCACTCGCAGAGCAAGCCAATAAATAA